One segment of Thermodesulfovibrio sp. 3907-1M DNA contains the following:
- the rplD gene encoding 50S ribosomal protein L4, with product MMEIEIRDINNNIVGKKEVPEIVFNNPAHESVVHTVVVAYMANQRQGTHSTKTRAEVSGGGRKPWRQKHTGRARHGSIRSPLWRKGGIVFGPKPRDYYVQLPKQMKDTALFKALTMKYKDSEILLLDNLSLDRIKTRDMVEILKKLQLQGKSVLIALPEKDEKILLSARNIPYVGVVRAEDLNAYHVAMFDKVIFTVAGLDKLLSIKGVS from the coding sequence ATGATGGAGATTGAGATAAGAGACATTAATAACAACATAGTTGGTAAAAAAGAAGTTCCAGAAATTGTTTTTAACAATCCAGCCCATGAATCTGTTGTTCATACAGTGGTGGTTGCCTATATGGCAAATCAGAGACAGGGCACGCATTCTACGAAGACAAGGGCTGAAGTTTCTGGTGGTGGAAGAAAGCCGTGGAGACAGAAGCATACAGGAAGAGCAAGGCATGGCAGCATCAGATCGCCTTTATGGAGAAAAGGTGGAATAGTATTTGGTCCTAAGCCAAGAGACTACTATGTGCAGTTACCAAAGCAGATGAAAGATACTGCTTTGTTTAAAGCTTTAACGATGAAATACAAAGATAGCGAGATTTTATTGCTTGATAATCTTTCTCTTGATAGAATAAAGACCAGAGATATGGTAGAAATTTTAAAAAAGTTGCAGCTACAGGGGAAATCTGTTCTTATAGCTCTTCCAGAGAAGGATGAAAAAATACTTCTTTCGGCAAGGAACATTCCATATGTAGGCGTAGTAAGGGCAGAGGATCTCAATGCTTACCATGTGGCAATGTTTGATAAAGTAATATTCACAGTTGCTGGACTTGATAAGTTGCTAAGTATTAAGGGGGTTTCCTGA
- the aat gene encoding leucyl/phenylalanyl-tRNA--protein transferase: MTVYLLREELVFPHPEFADPDGLLAIGGDLSPERLILAYRSGIFPWYNHKPILWWSPSQRPLIFPLLFKMSRSLYQSLKKDIYRVSFDRDFISVIKGCATAPRSDSVGTWITSEMMEAYIKLHKLGYAHSVEVWFEDKIVGGLYGVSLGKAFFGESMFTLMKDASKVALACLVEHLIKNNFYFIDCQITNRHLLSLGAYEMPRKVFLVLLDEALNKKDSTEWNKEQKPTSKTAKFLKEKLIPRRIYEANSF; the protein is encoded by the coding sequence ATGACAGTGTATTTACTTCGTGAGGAACTGGTTTTTCCTCATCCAGAATTTGCAGATCCCGACGGTTTACTTGCAATTGGTGGAGACCTTAGTCCAGAAAGACTTATACTTGCTTACAGATCAGGGATATTTCCATGGTACAATCATAAACCAATTTTGTGGTGGTCACCTTCTCAAAGGCCTCTGATATTCCCCTTGCTTTTTAAAATGTCAAGAAGTCTTTATCAGAGTTTAAAAAAAGACATTTATAGAGTTAGCTTTGATAGAGATTTCATCTCTGTTATTAAGGGATGTGCCACAGCTCCAAGAAGTGATTCTGTAGGAACATGGATTACTTCAGAAATGATGGAGGCTTATATAAAGCTTCACAAACTTGGATATGCTCATTCAGTGGAAGTCTGGTTTGAAGATAAAATAGTAGGAGGACTATATGGAGTCTCACTTGGTAAAGCTTTTTTCGGTGAGTCAATGTTTACACTTATGAAGGATGCATCAAAGGTAGCTCTTGCCTGTCTTGTTGAACATCTGATTAAAAATAATTTTTACTTTATTGACTGTCAAATTACAAACAGACATTTATTAAGCCTTGGAGCCTATGAAATGCCACGAAAAGTTTTTCTTGTTTTGCTTGATGAAGCTTTAAATAAAAAGGATTCAACAGAATGGAATAAAGAGCAGAAGCCTACATCAAAAACTGCGAAATTTCTGAAAGAAAAGTTAATTCCGCGGAGGATTTATGAAGCTAATTCTTTTTGA
- the rpsG gene encoding 30S ribosomal protein S7 has translation MPRRGYVPKREVLPDPKYQSKLVSKLINVIMEDGKKSISEKICYGAFEIIKEKTGQDPLKVFKQAIENIKPVLEVRPRRVGGATYQVPMEVRPNRRLSLALRWLKTYARQRKEKTMKERLAAEILDAYNNVGSSIKKKEETHKMAEANRAFAHYRW, from the coding sequence ATGCCAAGAAGAGGTTATGTACCAAAAAGAGAAGTTTTGCCTGATCCAAAATATCAAAGCAAGCTTGTATCCAAATTAATAAATGTAATCATGGAAGATGGCAAAAAATCAATAAGTGAAAAAATATGTTATGGTGCATTTGAGATAATTAAAGAAAAAACAGGTCAAGATCCTTTAAAAGTATTTAAGCAGGCAATTGAAAACATTAAGCCTGTTCTTGAAGTAAGGCCTCGCAGAGTAGGAGGTGCTACATATCAGGTTCCAATGGAGGTAAGACCCAATAGAAGATTGAGTCTTGCATTAAGGTGGCTCAAGACATATGCAAGGCAAAGAAAAGAAAAGACAATGAAAGAAAGACTTGCTGCAGAAATACTTGATGCCTACAATAATGTAGGTTCTTCAATAAAGAAAAAAGAAGAAACCCACAAAATGGCAGAAGCCAACAGGGCATTTGCCCATTATAGGTGGTAA
- the rplC gene encoding 50S ribosomal protein L3 has protein sequence MKGILGRKVGMTQIFDEEGRIIPVTVIEAGPCWVVQVRTPGKDGYEAVQLGFKEIKKEKNIPKPLLGIFKKAGVPPCRVLREFRMIGYNVGDKVTVEIFSKGDVVSVRGTSKGKGFQGVMKRHNFAGGPDSHGSMFNRAPGSIGASSFPSRVWKGKRMAGHMGDETVTVKNLTIVDVIPEQNLLLVKGAVPGGENGILEIWKVEA, from the coding sequence ATGAAAGGAATCTTGGGTAGAAAAGTAGGAATGACTCAAATATTTGATGAAGAAGGTAGAATTATTCCTGTAACTGTTATAGAAGCAGGACCTTGCTGGGTTGTGCAGGTTAGAACTCCTGGGAAAGATGGGTATGAAGCGGTTCAGCTCGGTTTTAAAGAAATAAAGAAAGAAAAAAATATACCCAAACCTTTGCTTGGAATTTTTAAAAAAGCTGGAGTTCCTCCATGCAGAGTTTTAAGGGAATTCAGAATGATAGGCTACAATGTGGGAGATAAAGTTACTGTGGAAATATTCTCAAAGGGTGATGTGGTAAGTGTGAGAGGAACTTCAAAAGGAAAAGGGTTTCAGGGAGTTATGAAAAGGCATAACTTTGCAGGTGGTCCTGACAGTCATGGTTCCATGTTTAACAGGGCACCTGGCTCTATTGGTGCAAGTTCTTTTCCTTCAAGGGTGTGGAAAGGTAAAAGAATGGCGGGTCATATGGGAGACGAGACAGTTACTGTGAAAAATTTAACAATTGTTGATGTTATTCCGGAGCAGAATTTACTTCTTGTGAAAGGTGCTGTTCCGGGGGGTGAAAATGGAATCTTAGAAATATGGAAGGTAGAAGCATGA
- the clpA gene encoding ATP-dependent Clp protease ATP-binding subunit ClpA, translating to MINKDLQIIISATVEDAIERGHQYLTVEHLLYAILHDDFGMEIIKNCGGDPEQIKRNLERFLEEQVPKRKTKGQTYPTVSFQRVMERTLNHIKSAEKKEADAGDFLASLFLEEETYAVNLLKSYGITRIDVLNYISHGIPKTGFEETVRKEEKRGDPLKTFTIELVEKARRGEIDPIIGRQSELERVIQVLSRRRKNNVILVGEPGVGKTAIVEGLALKIAHGEVPEHLKNVKIFALDMGSLLAGTKYRGDFEARMKALINSLYKIKNCILFIDEIHTVVGAGSASGSTVDASNLLKPVLIEGKIRCIGATTYEEYRNYFEKDRALSRRFQKIDISEPSEEETIEILKGLKSYYEQYHGVAYTAEALRSAVHLSAKYITERFLPDKAIDVIDEAGAVVRLYHSDNPVVTEKIIEQTVAKMARIPSQEITSSDADRLRNLESELKSVIFGQDEAIEAVARVIKLAKAGLKEPQRPIGCFLFTGPTGVGKTELSRQLANILGISFIRFDMSEYMEKHSIAKLIGAPPGYIGFEQGGLLTEQIRKNPHCVLLLDEIEKAHEDIFNVLLQVMDYGTLTDNTGRKADMRNVILIMTSNIGAREMERPVVGFGDRSSDQLRKSKEAVERLFSPEFRNRLDGIVSFNPLPEDIVLKIVDKFIKELNEQLASKNIFVEITEETRKWLAQKGFDPKFGARPLQRIIQKEVKAPLVEEILFGRLKQGGKVIVTLHEGSISFEIDDSVFTS from the coding sequence ATGATCAATAAAGATTTACAGATTATTATATCAGCTACTGTTGAAGATGCCATTGAAAGGGGTCATCAGTATCTTACAGTTGAACATCTTCTTTATGCTATTCTCCATGATGATTTTGGCATGGAAATAATTAAAAACTGCGGCGGAGACCCTGAACAGATTAAAAGAAATCTTGAAAGATTTCTTGAAGAACAGGTTCCAAAGAGAAAAACCAAAGGGCAGACATATCCAACAGTGAGTTTCCAGAGAGTAATGGAAAGAACCCTCAATCATATAAAAAGTGCAGAGAAAAAAGAGGCTGATGCAGGAGATTTTCTTGCATCCCTTTTTCTTGAGGAAGAAACCTACGCAGTAAATCTTCTTAAGTCATATGGAATCACAAGAATTGATGTTTTGAATTATATTTCTCATGGCATTCCTAAAACAGGCTTTGAAGAAACTGTAAGAAAAGAGGAAAAACGGGGTGATCCCCTTAAGACTTTTACAATAGAACTGGTTGAAAAAGCAAGAAGGGGCGAAATTGATCCAATAATTGGTCGGCAGAGTGAACTTGAAAGAGTTATTCAGGTTCTATCAAGAAGAAGAAAGAACAATGTAATTTTAGTAGGAGAACCAGGAGTTGGAAAAACCGCAATTGTTGAAGGACTGGCATTAAAGATTGCTCATGGTGAAGTGCCAGAGCATCTTAAAAATGTTAAAATTTTTGCTCTTGACATGGGTTCATTGCTTGCCGGGACTAAATACAGAGGAGATTTTGAAGCAAGGATGAAGGCTTTAATAAACTCTCTTTATAAAATAAAAAACTGCATACTTTTTATAGATGAGATTCATACCGTTGTTGGTGCTGGTTCTGCAAGTGGAAGTACTGTTGATGCATCAAATCTTTTAAAGCCCGTTTTAATTGAAGGGAAAATACGCTGCATTGGTGCCACAACCTATGAGGAATACAGAAACTACTTTGAAAAAGACAGGGCACTTTCAAGAAGATTTCAGAAAATAGATATCTCCGAACCCTCTGAAGAAGAGACAATTGAGATTCTTAAAGGTCTCAAGTCCTACTATGAGCAGTATCATGGAGTAGCTTATACTGCAGAAGCTTTACGCTCAGCAGTTCACCTTTCAGCGAAATACATAACTGAGAGATTTTTACCAGATAAAGCCATTGATGTTATTGATGAGGCAGGTGCTGTTGTGAGACTTTATCACAGTGATAATCCAGTTGTTACTGAAAAAATCATTGAGCAGACAGTGGCAAAGATGGCAAGAATACCTTCTCAGGAGATAACATCCAGTGATGCTGACAGGCTCAGAAATCTTGAATCAGAATTGAAATCTGTAATTTTTGGGCAGGATGAAGCAATAGAGGCAGTTGCAAGAGTAATAAAACTTGCTAAAGCGGGTCTTAAAGAGCCTCAGAGACCAATAGGTTGCTTTCTCTTTACAGGTCCTACAGGAGTTGGAAAGACAGAACTTTCAAGGCAGCTGGCAAACATACTGGGAATTAGTTTTATAAGATTTGATATGTCTGAATATATGGAAAAACATTCTATTGCAAAGCTTATTGGAGCTCCTCCAGGATATATCGGATTTGAACAGGGCGGGCTTCTTACTGAGCAGATAAGAAAAAATCCTCACTGTGTGCTTTTGCTTGATGAGATAGAAAAAGCCCATGAAGATATATTTAATGTGCTGCTTCAGGTAATGGACTATGGAACTCTCACGGACAACACAGGAAGAAAAGCAGATATGAGGAATGTTATTCTTATTATGACATCAAATATTGGTGCAAGAGAAATGGAAAGACCGGTAGTTGGTTTCGGTGACAGAAGTTCTGATCAACTCAGAAAAAGTAAAGAGGCGGTTGAAAGACTCTTTAGCCCAGAATTTCGTAACAGACTTGATGGAATAGTTAGTTTCAATCCTTTACCTGAAGATATTGTCTTAAAGATTGTGGATAAATTCATAAAGGAACTTAATGAACAGCTTGCATCAAAAAATATTTTCGTTGAAATTACAGAGGAAACAAGAAAATGGCTTGCACAAAAGGGTTTTGATCCAAAATTCGGAGCAAGACCCCTTCAAAGAATTATCCAAAAGGAAGTAAAAGCACCGCTTGTTGAAGAAATTTTATTTGGAAGACTTAAACAAGGCGGAAAAGTTATCGTAACTCTACATGAAGGAAGCATTTCCTTTGAAATAGATGACAGTGTATTTACTTCGTGA
- the rpsJ gene encoding 30S ribosomal protein S10 — translation MDQKIRIKLRAYDHRVLDQSVKEIVDTVKRTGARISGPVPLPTKISRYTVLRSTNQDKKSREQFEIRVHKRLIDIHDPTPETVEALMKLELSAGVDVEIKL, via the coding sequence ATGGACCAAAAGATTAGAATAAAATTAAGAGCTTATGATCACAGAGTTCTGGATCAGTCTGTTAAAGAAATAGTGGATACTGTTAAAAGAACAGGCGCGAGGATTTCTGGTCCTGTGCCTTTACCAACAAAAATAAGTAGATACACGGTTTTAAGGTCAACAAATCAGGATAAAAAATCAAGGGAACAATTTGAAATAAGAGTGCATAAAAGATTAATAGATATACATGATCCCACCCCCGAAACAGTGGAGGCTCTTATGAAATTAGAGCTTTCTGCAGGGGTAGATGTGGAGATAAAGCTATGA
- the rpsL gene encoding 30S ribosomal protein S12, protein MPTISQLVKKGREKVEKKTKSPALQSCPQRRGVCVRVYTTTPKKPNSALRKVAKVRLTNGVEVIAYIPGEGHNLQEHSIVLVRGGRVKDLPGVRYHIVRGTLDCAGVNNRRKSRSKYGTKRPK, encoded by the coding sequence GTGCCGACAATTTCACAATTAGTAAAAAAAGGCAGGGAAAAGGTTGAAAAGAAAACCAAATCACCTGCTTTGCAATCATGCCCTCAGAGAAGAGGGGTTTGCGTAAGGGTATATACTACAACTCCGAAAAAGCCTAATTCTGCTTTAAGAAAAGTGGCAAAGGTAAGGCTTACAAATGGAGTTGAGGTAATAGCTTATATACCCGGAGAAGGACACAATTTACAGGAACATTCGATAGTTCTTGTGAGAGGTGGAAGAGTGAAGGATTTGCCAGGTGTGAGATATCATATTGTAAGAGGAACTCTGGACTGTGCAGGTGTTAATAATAGAAGAAAGAGTCGTTCAAAATATGGCACTAAAAGACCAAAATAA
- the tuf gene encoding elongation factor Tu, with amino-acid sequence MAKAKFERKKPHVNVGTIGHIDHGKTTLTAAITKYLELKGLAQYRSYDQIDNAPEEKARGITINTAHVEYETDKRHYAHVDCPGHADYIKNMITGAAQMDGSILVVAANDGPMPQTREHILLARQVGVPYIVVFMNKTDMVDDPELLDLVELEVRELLSKYGFPGDEIPIIRGSALKALESSSRDPNAAEYKPIQELLDALDNYIPEPERPIDKPFLMPIEDVFSISGRGTVVTGRVERGIIKVGDEVEIVGLRETRKTVATGVEMFRKILDEGRAGDNIGVLLRGIGKDEVERGMVLAKPGSITPHTKFKAEVYVLTKEEGGRHTPFFNGYRPQFYFRTTDVTGVIKLPEGVEMVMPGDNVNLTVELIAPIAMEEGLRFAIREGGRTVGAGVVTEVLE; translated from the coding sequence ATGGCTAAGGCAAAATTTGAGAGGAAGAAGCCGCATGTAAATGTAGGAACGATAGGGCACATTGATCATGGAAAGACCACACTTACAGCAGCGATAACGAAGTATCTGGAACTTAAGGGATTGGCGCAGTACAGGAGTTATGACCAGATAGACAATGCACCTGAGGAGAAAGCGAGGGGGATAACGATAAACACAGCCCATGTAGAGTATGAGACAGACAAGAGGCATTATGCACATGTAGACTGTCCTGGACATGCAGACTACATAAAGAACATGATAACGGGTGCGGCGCAGATGGATGGCTCCATACTTGTAGTGGCAGCCAATGATGGACCTATGCCACAGACAAGGGAGCACATACTGCTTGCCAGGCAGGTAGGAGTGCCGTACATAGTAGTATTTATGAACAAGACAGACATGGTAGATGATCCTGAGTTGCTTGACTTAGTAGAGCTTGAAGTGAGGGAATTGTTGAGCAAGTATGGATTTCCTGGGGATGAGATACCGATAATAAGGGGCAGTGCATTGAAGGCATTGGAAAGCAGCAGCAGAGATCCGAATGCAGCTGAGTACAAACCCATACAGGAGCTACTTGATGCGCTGGACAACTACATACCAGAGCCTGAGAGGCCGATAGACAAGCCATTTTTAATGCCCATAGAGGATGTATTCAGCATCTCTGGTCGTGGGACAGTAGTGACGGGTAGAGTAGAGAGAGGGATAATAAAAGTAGGAGATGAAGTAGAGATAGTGGGATTAAGGGAGACACGGAAGACAGTAGCCACAGGGGTAGAGATGTTTCGTAAGATACTTGATGAAGGAAGGGCAGGAGACAACATAGGAGTACTGTTAAGGGGGATAGGCAAGGATGAAGTAGAGCGTGGGATGGTGTTGGCGAAGCCAGGGAGCATCACACCGCATACAAAGTTTAAGGCAGAAGTTTATGTATTGACGAAGGAAGAAGGGGGGAGACACACACCCTTTTTCAATGGATACAGGCCGCAGTTTTACTTTAGGACAACGGATGTAACAGGAGTGATAAAGTTACCTGAGGGAGTGGAGATGGTAATGCCTGGGGACAATGTTAATCTAACAGTGGAGCTGATAGCGCCGATAGCGATGGAGGAGGGACTGAGGTTTGCAATAAGAGAAGGTGGAAGAACAGTAGGTGCAGGTGTAGTCACAGAGGTGCTGGAGTAA
- a CDS encoding peptide chain release factor-like protein yields the protein MGKFPVTEKKERELLDEMQKLGIKESDIEEKFIRCSGRGGQKLNKASTGVYLKHKPTGLEVKCTKERSQGLNRFFARRMLVEKLKEYLGIPTEKQKEIEKIRKKKGKYHRYSLG from the coding sequence ATGGGAAAATTTCCAGTAACTGAAAAGAAAGAAAGAGAGCTTTTAGATGAAATGCAAAAGCTTGGGATAAAGGAATCAGATATTGAGGAAAAGTTTATCAGATGTTCAGGGCGTGGAGGACAAAAGCTAAATAAAGCCTCCACAGGAGTTTATTTAAAGCATAAACCTACAGGACTTGAGGTAAAATGCACAAAGGAAAGATCTCAAGGATTAAATCGCTTTTTTGCACGTAGAATGCTTGTGGAAAAATTAAAAGAATATTTAGGCATTCCCACAGAAAAACAGAAAGAGATTGAAAAGATAAGAAAGAAAAAAGGCAAGTATCACAGATATTCTCTCGGCTAA
- the fusA gene encoding elongation factor G, producing the protein MERFPLEKTRNIGIMAHIDAGKTTTTERILYYTGVTYKIGEVHEGTAVMDWMPQEQERGITITAASTSCMWKEHKINIIDTPGHVDFTIEVERSLRVLDGAIAVFDASAGVEPQSETVWRQADKYKVPRIAFMNKMDKIGADFFMSIESMIEKLGANPVAVQIPIGKEDTFRGPIDLIEMKAYYFDDETLGAKFVEDEIPSEYLEEAKKYREKMIEALCDIDDRIMEKYLSGEEITAEEIRAAIRKGTIQMKITPVLCGSAFKNKGVQMLLDAIVYYLPSPLDIPPVKGVNPLDGTEVQRRATIDEPLTALAFKIMADPYMGSLTYVRVYSGILTSGSYVYNSTRNIKERVARIFRMHSNRREEIKEICAGDIAAVVGLKNTLTGDTLCDENNPVILESIEFPEPVISVAIEPKTKADQEKLSLSLQKISQEDPSFRVSFNEETGQTIISGMGELHLEIIVDRLTREFKVGANVGKPQVAYKETIKMPAKAEGKFIRQTGGRGQYGHVWLEVEPLERGKGFEFVNKIVGGTIPREFIPAVEKGIIEAMEGGVLAGYPVVDVRVTLFDGSYHEVDSSELAFKIAASMAFKDACKKAELVLLEPIMDVEVVVPEDYMGEVIGDLNSRRGKIQSMEKRGKAQVIRAMVPLSEMFGYATDLRSKTQGRGTYTMQFSHYDEVPKNLTEQIIAKIKGNNK; encoded by the coding sequence ATGGAAAGATTTCCGCTTGAAAAGACGAGAAATATTGGTATTATGGCTCATATTGATGCCGGTAAAACAACAACTACCGAGCGAATTCTGTACTATACCGGTGTGACCTATAAAATAGGAGAAGTTCATGAAGGCACCGCAGTAATGGATTGGATGCCACAGGAGCAGGAACGTGGAATAACGATAACTGCAGCATCCACAAGCTGTATGTGGAAGGAACATAAAATTAATATAATAGACACTCCAGGGCACGTTGACTTTACAATTGAGGTTGAAAGATCTTTAAGAGTTCTTGATGGAGCTATTGCTGTTTTTGATGCTTCAGCAGGAGTTGAACCACAGAGTGAGACGGTCTGGAGACAGGCTGACAAATATAAAGTGCCGCGAATTGCTTTTATGAACAAGATGGATAAAATAGGAGCAGATTTTTTCATGTCCATTGAAAGCATGATAGAAAAACTTGGTGCAAACCCTGTGGCAGTGCAGATTCCCATTGGCAAAGAAGATACATTCAGGGGGCCGATAGATTTGATTGAAATGAAAGCCTACTATTTTGACGATGAGACACTCGGTGCCAAATTTGTAGAAGACGAAATTCCCTCTGAGTATCTTGAAGAGGCAAAAAAATATAGAGAAAAAATGATAGAAGCCCTATGCGATATAGATGATAGAATTATGGAAAAATATCTTTCAGGAGAGGAGATTACTGCAGAAGAAATAAGGGCTGCGATAAGAAAAGGAACAATCCAGATGAAGATTACTCCTGTTTTATGTGGTTCTGCCTTTAAAAATAAAGGAGTTCAGATGCTTCTTGATGCTATTGTTTATTATTTGCCTTCTCCTCTTGACATCCCTCCGGTCAAAGGAGTCAATCCTCTGGATGGAACAGAGGTCCAGCGAAGAGCAACTATAGATGAACCATTGACAGCTCTTGCTTTCAAGATTATGGCAGATCCGTACATGGGTAGTCTTACTTATGTGAGAGTGTATTCAGGTATTTTAACTTCTGGCAGCTATGTATACAATTCCACAAGAAACATAAAAGAAAGAGTTGCAAGAATATTTAGAATGCATTCAAATAGAAGAGAAGAAATAAAAGAAATCTGTGCAGGAGATATTGCTGCTGTTGTAGGTTTAAAGAATACTTTAACAGGAGATACTCTTTGTGACGAAAATAATCCTGTTATTCTTGAATCTATAGAGTTTCCCGAGCCAGTTATCTCCGTTGCCATAGAACCAAAAACAAAGGCAGATCAGGAAAAATTATCTCTTTCGCTGCAGAAAATCTCTCAGGAAGACCCATCTTTCAGGGTAAGCTTTAATGAAGAAACGGGCCAGACAATTATTTCTGGAATGGGAGAGCTTCACCTTGAAATAATTGTTGACAGACTCACACGAGAATTTAAAGTTGGAGCAAATGTTGGAAAGCCTCAGGTTGCATATAAAGAAACAATTAAAATGCCAGCAAAGGCTGAAGGAAAGTTTATAAGGCAAACTGGTGGACGTGGTCAGTACGGACATGTATGGCTTGAGGTGGAGCCACTTGAGAGAGGAAAGGGTTTTGAGTTCGTGAACAAGATTGTCGGAGGAACTATCCCAAGAGAGTTCATTCCAGCTGTTGAAAAAGGTATCATTGAGGCTATGGAGGGAGGAGTTCTCGCTGGATATCCTGTTGTTGATGTGAGAGTAACGCTTTTTGACGGTTCCTATCATGAGGTTGACTCTTCAGAGCTTGCATTTAAAATTGCTGCATCAATGGCATTTAAAGATGCCTGTAAGAAAGCTGAACTTGTTTTGCTGGAACCAATTATGGATGTTGAAGTTGTAGTTCCTGAAGACTATATGGGTGAGGTTATAGGAGATTTGAATTCAAGACGTGGTAAAATTCAGTCTATGGAAAAAAGAGGAAAAGCTCAGGTGATAAGAGCAATGGTTCCATTATCAGAAATGTTCGGTTATGCAACTGATTTAAGGTCAAAGACACAGGGTAGAGGCACATACACAATGCAGTTTTCACATTATGACGAGGTTCCAAAAAATCTTACAGAGCAGATAATTGCCAAGATAAAGGGTAATAATAAATAA
- the rplW gene encoding 50S ribosomal protein L23 yields the protein MDTYSIIKKPIFTEKALNLKESQNKIIVEVHPDANKVQIRKAFEEIFKVKVDSVDVINVKPKLKRVGLHFTKTKKIKKAIVTLKPGEKLDLIEGV from the coding sequence ATGGATACTTACAGCATAATAAAAAAGCCTATTTTTACAGAAAAAGCTTTAAATCTAAAAGAAAGTCAGAATAAAATCATTGTGGAAGTTCATCCTGATGCTAATAAGGTTCAGATTAGGAAGGCTTTTGAGGAAATATTCAAGGTAAAAGTTGACAGCGTTGATGTTATCAATGTTAAACCTAAGTTAAAAAGAGTGGGACTCCATTTTACAAAAACTAAGAAGATAAAAAAAGCAATAGTTACCCTGAAACCAGGGGAAAAATTAGATCTGATAGAGGGTGTATAA
- a CDS encoding HAD family hydrolase, translating into MKLILFDIDGTLISAGGAGTRSLNRAFEKVLGIKDAFKNFEMAGKTDVQIIKEGLILHGIEPSISLVSELIESYLKNLTVEINNNSKHLKPGVKDFIEFIHYELKYPIGLLTGNLEKGARIKLDPFGLNSFFPTGAFGSDHEDRNKLLPIAVKRFSKRFNNYLDFHQCIVIGDTPRDVACAKPYGAKVIAVATGPYGVETLKKTEADMVVETLTEINKILPLLS; encoded by the coding sequence ATGAAGCTAATTCTTTTTGATATTGATGGGACATTAATCAGTGCTGGAGGAGCTGGAACCCGCTCTCTTAATAGAGCCTTTGAAAAGGTTCTTGGAATTAAAGACGCATTTAAAAACTTTGAAATGGCTGGTAAAACCGATGTCCAGATTATAAAGGAAGGACTTATACTTCATGGAATAGAGCCTTCAATTTCTCTGGTTAGTGAACTGATTGAGAGTTATCTTAAAAATCTGACAGTGGAAATAAATAATAACTCAAAGCACCTAAAACCAGGAGTAAAGGATTTCATAGAGTTTATCCATTACGAATTAAAATATCCAATTGGACTTCTTACAGGAAATCTTGAAAAAGGCGCAAGAATTAAGTTAGACCCCTTTGGCTTAAATTCTTTTTTCCCTACCGGTGCTTTTGGAAGTGACCATGAGGACAGAAACAAACTTTTGCCCATCGCTGTTAAGAGATTTTCAAAGAGATTCAATAATTATTTAGATTTCCATCAATGTATTGTTATTGGCGATACTCCAAGAGATGTAGCCTGTGCAAAGCCCTATGGAGCAAAGGTAATAGCCGTTGCTACAGGTCCTTACGGTGTTGAAACACTGAAAAAGACAGAGGCAGACATGGTTGTTGAAACTCTTACAGAAATCAATAAAATTTTGCCACTTCTTTCTTAA